CAACGTCGCTGTGTACAATGGCTAAATGCCCCGACGGATTCCTGATAAGATTTTTTGAAAGGAAAATGGAGCAAGAGAGTctattcaatataaaataagCCATTTCAGTATCTGCTAACTGTCGATGTATGACAGCCCGAAATAGGCTATTAAAAATTTAATGGGTTGGTTTAGAATATCCTAGGGAACCAAGCTGACTATCCTAGGGAACCAAGCTGACTAGTACAATGTGCAAGTGTAGATTGATGTATTACATGTGTCGtagtaaaatttatttaaaatgaacaaTGATAAGTGGTTTTTCATAAATGTTTCTTATTTCTCAAAGTCTTCATAATTGTAAACCAGGACAGAAATTTcaggttttgtttttgttttggtttacATTGCTTAACATGCTATCGACAGCTAAGGTCAGCAACTTCTTGGCTTGATGTACCCACAAATCTAAACTTCTAACTAGGCCTTCTACTGGCGGCGTTATATAGAAGTCGATCGATCTTAATCAAGAGCGCGTGTAAAGACGAAATACTACGTATAAGTTAGTCACAAATTAGAAATAGGATAATTATTAACTATAGCTGTAAATAAGCGTTGATACCAATAAGAACATTTTGTCTATTCTTTAATATGACGGTAAACCatataaaacaaaccaaactaaAAAAGGCTAATGCTATTTGGCAAGTTCTTATGTGGACAACACAGATACGTTTCATAAGAGACATTAGTACAATGTCTATTGGTCTATTTTGATACTTTCATTCACGACTTTTTAATCAATTCTTTGTAAGGTTGAAATATAATTAGGATTTCATTATGAGTAAAGTCGTCGGAAATGTTACATTAAGATAGTGTtagaatatacaatgtatatacttttACAAATTGAAGTTCAACCCAGATACAAATGTACCAGAATGATTTGTGTGAATGGTTCATGTGCAAATACCACCGAGTGATTACTTTGGGATTATTAAAGTATAAGGACCACTATTAACTTCACTAAATAAGCGTGGATGATATTGACAGTATAACCGAAAGCTTAAAAATGAATGAAGTCCTTTATGACCGAGAATAGCgtttaaatcatttaaaatccAACAATGCAAGCATAATGCGTTTTTATTTGTGTTCCTTTTCGGTGAAGTGTGAGTCATTATTAAGATACAAAAGTAAGAGTTTTATATGATCGGTAAATTATCCtcaattatatataacaacatgTGTCCTGTCAGACAAAAATTGACCTCGGTCATATAAGTACATGTCCACCAGCTCCGAAGTTGGCCTAGTTCAGGGTTTGGTTAAGTGGTCAAGCGACGACGAGGTCAAAATATTCTTACCtatgacattttgatatgaaatacaaataaagtTTGAGAAGACTTCAGCATTATTTGGTTATATTAAGGTCGGACTGTTGACTTGTTAGTAATAGTAACATAAGTAGCTGAATCTATACTGAAACGTATGGCCTGTCTGGCTTTCATCACACACAGAACATGCTTTTAAATCCTCAAGAGATCTTTAATTTTGGGTGAGCGTTTAGTCACTAAGCCTCAAACTTTGATAATCTGAATAAAgaaagttatatatatgtattgattctCATATACGTGATCTACCGCCATCCCTAGTTTTTGTGAGagatatatgtgtgtttacctgtacgtaGACAGTCGCATCCACACatatgataatgacgtcatatttcCAATAACTGATTCATGTCTAAATTCAAGGAGACCGGGAAGTGGTTTTAGAATGTGATTATACCATTCAAACATCTAAATTAAACACGAATTCGTGATTTGTCTCACATCTGAACGTGCACGTGCTCAGCTGTCAAACCGGAAGCGGAAATGAATACGAAACTATTGTTGCAATCTAAATAAACCCGACCTCCAGTCCcataaaaacaattattcaaTGTGCACGTTAAACTCTGTCAACATATTACGTAATATTTTatccttttttttaaatagatttttttcatCACGTCTAAAAATTGATTTTCTCTCTGCAGATATATGTCCACAATCTTTATGTTATTCATCAGACGAAGGAGGCGAAGGTGCACCAAAACGTCCGAGAGGTACCGGTAAGTAAAGTTCGTAATAACAAACATTCGAATTTCATTTccttgaaatttcataatatttaaccctatatatatgcaaattaatTTTTAGAATAATAGTGTAATCTGTTTTGTTTCAGGTGGAAGTATTTTCTATAATGGGGATATTGTCCTTGATCCCTACTCGGAAAAGATTATATTCGGGGACGGTGGGCGAACTAAGCGCGCTACTGTCCGGAATCGTGACAACCTATGGAAGAATGGCATTGTGTACTACTTGTTTGATAGATCAATtagtaagtatatcaaaatCATCTTAAAAATGAATTGGGATAGACTATACCAATATGCAAAAGGCATATGTGGATGAAAATTCTGAAATCACGATTTccaaatattaaatcatatgcACAAAAGAAAGAATAAGACATGTCTGAAGTATATCTCACTAAAAACTGAAAGAAGACGCATAAATAGGTTTGCAAAGGCACATGGCAGTATTGTAAGTGACTGAAGGCCCCCATCGCAGCATTTATCTCAAAACGTAAAATGGTTATCTGTGAAGGTAATAAAACTTCAATGGTATTTTTATTAAACAGGGTAGAATACCTTAAACGTGACGCGGGTTTTGATGGGAGGAAGTTTCAAGGTTCAACAGGTTTTTATATACTGATTATCACATTTTAACCACCaattaaagttttgtaataCGGCCCAAACAAAGTACTGTATCGGGTAATTAATATACAGTTATTTTCATGGACACAGTCGTTTAATAGAAAACATCTCAGTTAATCACCCACCTATATCTTTACTACCGGAATAAGTTGATAGCGGGTAGATATTTTGCGACAATTGGTATGTACGTATTCTGCCTTTTGTATGTCAAACAGATGGTAATTTAGGCGTAATAACACCATAAAAACCTTGATATACGTGTAGTTCACGCTCTCTAAACTGGCGGAATGTGTACCCGTATCATGGCCGCTATCttattgtgttgttgtgttctgGGTGGAACTATATTTCACAAATGGCGTGACACGCCTGGCATCGCCCTGTTGACCACACCGGAAGTAAGATAATCACTGCGCTCGTGGTATCCGGAAGTGGTGGTTTGTGCAGACAGCCGTGATACTGTTATACTAATCGTAAAACTCACGACCTTTCGTACTAGCTGACCTCTTTGGCAAGGATTCAAATACGGAAATTTTACGTTCgtgaattttcatgaatgaaaataaaatggagCTAAACTGATTTTTGAAgagaaaacaataaaacattaaacatatCTTTCCTGTCTTCCTGCAAATTGCTATATTGGTGCCGCATACCGTCCCATATCGATTTTTGCAACGGGATGGAGCAAGtgaagatgaaaaaaatatacttatatacacATACTAAAGCTTgaaactatttatttatttatttgtttgtttgtttattttacttttgCAGACCCACTTGCGAAACGAGCAGCTAAGCGAGCTATGAAACACATCAGCGAACGGACGTGCATAAGATTCCAGAAAAAGACAAAAGAAACTGTAGACTACGTACGCATCATTAGCGAACCAGGGTGGGTACACATTGTCTTactcaaatcaaagatggccgatacaagttttaattattttgtgtgAATAGCATAATAGTTTTGAGAGAAGAATTTCCATTCATTACAAAAGCTTAGACCACAGAATGCTCTAGAaggaaaataaagaaagttATATTACATATCCTTGACCCCATTATTAAAGTCATGTATGAATGTTTCTTGTAGGTGCTGGTCCAGTGTCGGACGTATAGGTGGAGAACAGAAACTTAGCCTCGGCAGGGGGTGTGAACGGGAGGTTGGAACAGCCGTTCACGAACTTTTACACTCATTAGGTTTCTGGCACGAGCACGTaagtattcaaaatataacaCAAGTTTTAATAATTCGAAAGGAGAATTTTGAAATAACCACATACCGACAATAATGAATATACGGATTTTGGCCGACATTCTTCTTTTTCCAAATGAACAGATTATCTCTATATCTCAATACAAGGGGATGTGTACTTCCAGTGGATCTTAATATACCCATTTTAGGGATTTCATCATTTTACAGAACGAACATCATGAAAGCAATCTTGATAAATGCTCTTTTTCATTAGTGTCCCTCAACGTTTCCGTGAAATTATAAACTACgttattttttcactttaaTAAACTTCAGTCATATCTTTGGGTAGTAAGTAACCTTTCCATTGTGTAACGTTTTAGGTCTGGTAATCTTAAGAAATCTAATGTCGAGGTTTAGCTTTATATAACTACTATACCTAGGAGTAGGTGATCACCACATGCAGTTTTAGATTCCAATCATACCGAGGTAAACATTAAACTACTCGTGTTTATTTTAGCATGATAGGAATTACATTAGTCAATGTTTGAACTGACAAAAATCAAAGACACTTAACATTCATCTCCAACAAGACGTTCACTGTGAGGAAATTAGAGGTTGGCGTTCCTGAGATTGTTATCGGTAGAGTGTGGAGTTGGTCTGTCAAAGCCTGGGATGGAAATCATGTGGAGTAATGGTCTGTTCTGTTAAACTGTATCTCTGGATCAGCATGTTACCGATTATCTATAAAAACACATACTACAAGAACAGATGGTGTGTGTGGAGAGGGATGCAATATTGGGGTAACATAAATGATAGATAAGGGGAGGGGGACTAAGAAAAGTGGAATATGGACATCATaaactaaatatatacaatCATAATCTGTCTTAAAATGGTAACATTGTTAATATTATATTAAGAAAATTAATAGTCAATTGATAGTCAAGTCTTTGTAAACCTACGATACGCAAGATGATAAAAACGATTTCAGATTGTATCTGGATTTTGTAAAAATGGCCTTCACAGGGTATATGTAACTATTCAATAAACGCCTTACTAAGCAGGAATGTTTTCTTTCCTGGTTTTAACCATCAAGTTACAACGTTCTAAGGAAAAGGTCATGACCTTTAGGGAACAGAACACATAAACATGGGCACTCTAGCGCGACAGGTGCGCGTGGTAAAGAAATTAgttcatattgtatatatacattttggaGAGTCCCCGTAACTAATTGGTCGCTAAGCTATTTTTTTGGTATATACAACACAAACACATCTGATTTTTGGTCTTTGTAATAACTTAGCAGTAATAAGGCATCAGGTGCAATTGTCCATCACGTCGTCTATGCTTAGTAGAATTAAGTTTAGAACTATGGGAAACGAAGCATTGTATTTCAGAATATGTAAACGTTTTAGTAATCCATATGGAGATAATTAAACCCCCAAACAAATTACATGTCTATGAATAGCTTCAACAAAAATATGCGAAACTCGTATTtcttctttgaaaaaaaaagttatgatttttttttttttttcgattatTGACTCTTTGTTCTATTTTTATCCAGGCTCGCCCAGATCGTGACGATTACGTTGAGATAGTCTATCCGAACATCTCGCCTCGCTACGTGCCAGATTTCTTACCCATCAACGAAACATTGTCTAAACCCCGAGGTTTTCCGTATGACTATAAAAGCATCATGCACTACAAGGACCGAACGTTTACCAACAATGGCGGCAAAACTATCAGAGTAAGCCTCATTATTGTCTAAAGATTTAccaattgaaaatgaaaaattcctTGTGTTAAGAACGCTTGCTCTTTTCAAATACCTGGGTCTATGTTCCTTATTCTTATAAGACCCTCAgtataaatatgaattttgttatatttcaatttgttaAATCAGTAATAGTTTGGATAGGATaacgttttttttatatatcattttggtatttaaaaatattacgCTCAGCATGTAGCAGTTTGCCTTGTCAATAACAACAGGACGCGCAACCAGTCCTTTTTAGTTATCATCGGTTTCTCCCCAGACATACTGTTCCGTAAATCACGTAGTGGGTAACCACCatacaaaaacaatatggcaATCAGAAATACTGAAGGCCGGCGTAATGTTATATCCTGTTAGATGATTAATATTAATGTTTGctcatatcaaacaaaaataacatactccGGGAAATATCTCATTGTGTAATGCGTTTGAAACAGGATGCACAACTTAAAGGACAGGTGTAATGATTAATGCAACGCTTTGGGATGACATCAGTTATACAGCGTGGTTTAATGGTTAAGgtatcattatttacatgttcAATTattgagttacttccctttgcagGTTATTGGTGTCGGAAAGACCATGAAGCTCAATATAGGCCAGAGGGATGGGATGAGTGAAATAGACATCGCTCAGCTGAGGGACATGTATTTCTGTAACCAAAAACAGGACAAGAACGAAACAAGTAAGTTCTCGCACATTTGTACATTAAGCTAAAATCTAAACTAGAAGGAAAGGAAGGATGCAGACATTTCACTTGTGCAAAAAAACTATCTTTAAAGAATGAGACAACGAAGACAATGCAATGGCAAGGATTACGTGTTTCAGCATTGAGTATCACTTTAATCTTTTAAAGCGTTTGGCTTGGAAGCTAGACACATTGGATACTTGTTAAGTTAAACAGCGTGTAAAACACATGTACTACCTTGTTTCAGTTTGCCCTGACGGTTGGGAGAAGTTCCAGACGAGTTGCTACCTTTTTGTCCGAGGTCCCAGAAAGCAGTTCGCTGGAGGTCAGAAATACTGTCAACAATACaatggccatcttgttgtcgTGGACAGCCAGAacgaaaacaaatatttaaatgattacATCAAAGAAAACTATCCCAACATCCGGAACTGGCGCACTGGAGGACGACGCATCAACGACACCTTTTATTGGGATACGGGAAAAGTGAACGATTTAGAGGAACTCGACTTCCGACCTGACTGGGTGACCTTTGAACCCAAACGGTACACTTCCTTGGTCCTCAGGATGAGCACAAAGACAGGCAACTTGGAGTGGCGCGGAGATTGGGTCGGGTCGGCCAAACAGTTACCGAAATATGCTTACTCCTATATCTGTGAGAGACCAGCAAAACGTGAGTTTTCACTCaatatgtttaaagatgctccaccgccgacagaggataaatgatattcatcatttgaagaataattggtgttaaatcgtctatatatacttcattccatataggatatagtaagatggaattttttcggggtgcgattaattatttttcatatttttaactagaagtaaaattagaagctcaaacttttcattggtggttatggtgtaaaataagtaacatttgtaactgaaaataataataaatcatctgctcctgtttttgatagtgaaaaaaattaaagatatttttcaaatatgtaaTATTAGGCTTCCTCCAAGTTTTTATAGTTTGTCATTGCTGTTGTCAGATACCTTCAGcaataaataatgtattgttttcAATTATTACACTTACAATAAACCAGGTTCGGTGTCTAATTATTCTTTTTGGAAGATTTTGACTTTCCTTTTGCCATACAAATATTCGATTAAAACTTAAAACCCGTTAAAAACAGTAGATATGTAATGTTAATGCGCATTTAGTCATTGTGATAATGGTTTGTATACTTTGTGGTTAGTTCCGCTGCATGAGAAAAAAATGATCACCGTTGTCAAGGGATAATGTGCCCAAATTATTGTTATTCCCTTTTGCATAAAGCCAAGATATAAATGTTCTCGAAAAAGAACATCctaatatgtatatcaatattggtATTATTCTATTAACGTTGTACATACTGTATTGAGGTAACAATacatcttttttcttctttatttagGTAGGTGTATCAAGGGAGACCATCCCGATGGACGAGATTATCGCGGGACTTTGGACCACACTCGTGACGGGATCACGTGCCAGAACTGGACATCTCACTACCCTCACGATCACAAACTCGTGGACTCGGACGCCGTAGAAGAAGACAAGGATGGTATGGACTCGGACGCCGTAGAAGAAGACAAGGATGGTATAGGGCCACATAACTTCTGTAGGAATCCCATGTCCCTCAGGAGAAACCGTCCATGGTGTTTCACCAACAAACTCAAACAAACATGGGGTTATTGTGACGTCAGTATATGTTCACAGACATCCAAGGAGAAGGCCGAAGACAAAGACAACGATCAGGGTGATAATGCTATAAATAACAATGCTGAAACTCGTGTCGAGGAAAACACCGGAAGTAGGGACCGTATTGTTCAGCGCGAGACCAGAGACAGTTTAGATACTAATGACGTTGTACAACAGGTATCTAACAGCAACAAGCGGCGCAGGCGCAGAGGCAATAGACCGTCTAGAGAACGGATGCAGAGAGATGGAAATGTCGCGCGCAGAAAGGGACGAAGGAGTCAAAAGAGCAGACGAAGCAAGAAAAACCGGAACCGGATGAGCTGAACAGGTCAAGTAACAAAGCAAAGGTTTTTTCCTTTTGTCATACAAAAGATGCCAGTGTCAGTTCTTTGTGAAAATCCCAAAATCCCAAATATGTCTTTACTCTAAGATGGCGTCCGGATGGTTAGAAAGAAAGTGTTACCCGTGCACGACGCACTGGACCTCTCCCATCCCAAAGGAGAAGGGAATTCTCTAAGTACTGGAAACCGTCGAATCTGAGAGGAATTGTCAAGACATAAGAATACATGAGAATAGCAATGTGGATACTGTGATGGTTGAACTTTATGTTTGGAAGGTTCGTGAATGTGCAATTTTTCATGCCCAGTGACTTTTATATACTCCATCATGACTTCCGTTTCATGCCATTTTACACGCAAAAGTATCTgctcatttttgttttaccgtaagatatatttgtataggcATGTTCTAATGCTATGTTAACGACAATCAAATGAATTTCAGAGATTATTTCTTATGACTTTTGTAAAGACTTGATGCCATCGTGACATTTTATTAACACCTAATGGTACATGTGCACGTGTTATTGAAAAGATGGTGTAATTACCGTGTAATTACCGTGCAATTACCGTGCAATTAGAAcatgaaatcggacaataaaaaaatcaaaacgcGAAAATTGCTTATTTACATATATCACAATACTCAAAGGACAATAAGCTCTTCATACCTAACAATACGCATTTTATGTTTCGTCATTGGCAATTCCACAGTGCACAACATAGGCATTATGCATTATAGCTATGTTAATGGTCCACTACttttctgaaacggcttttaatttttaaaatgggaatgtaaaacgagatcgaagattttgtagagtcgcaaaagttattaacttactgttaatactacatttatcatcatcttctgaacaataTAATTACCGTCcggtagttgaatatcactgcgccagacggcaaaacagctaaatgaatctccacagttatcatatattaggCAGGAAATCttacatatgtttggtgttgttacctcaaaTTTTGcaccggaaaggtagtgggcctttaaacaaaTACAGCTTTATTGGAGAATGAAGGATGTGTCGTACCATGAACGCCATACATTGCTTTACATCATTTCTTTCTATTTGCTCTCCTTTCCGTCATCCATTTTATTACATGACTGTGAAAGTCATTTCCATTTTTGTCACAAAGTTCAGAGTACAATGTAAGAACACGTACTACATTGTAGTACAATCGTCACTGAATTATAACGAGTGTTTGAGCAAGTGGTATTGTTGTCATATTTAACGcacaaaacattttcaataatgatcatatttgatgtatattACGTCACTTATTCTCCACTGATTAATGTAATTCTATCCCAGGGTCAATTGCTGTCCGTCATTTCATCAGGGAACTGCAATGAACTCTGGGACATATTGTGATTATTGTTTGTATACATGACGTGTCACGTCACATTGCTTTTATGTTAGTGTGAatgatgttttactgtaataaatGGCTTTGTTTGCGTGCATGCATGATGTCATTTTAATTATTGGCTTTTTAGGtgtgtatgacgtcatattgtTAACTGGTTTGATGGAGTGAAGAGTGCCAAAAATCTGCGTCTGTGACTTAGCTTATATGGCCTATCATTGTTACTGATTAAGTGTCCTGTATACAATGTAAACCTCGGTGAAATTGATTATAGATTTAGATATATCATATACTCAGGTTAGTCCCGGATTGTAAAACAATGTTATGTTTGGTCAATCAATGATGGCAGCAATTTTAGCACCATATATGATTGGCGGAGATCTTAAAAAACATTGTCTTTGATTGACTGAGAGTTTGGTTTGTCAATAAAAAGCGATCTCATTTTATAACGTCGTCTTCGATTGACGAAGTCTAGATTAAAGTTTATGCgttaatgtacatttatatgtaaacTGTGCCATATACTTTAACCCAAAAGTCATTTTCAGTCACTTACTCAAATAGATCGACGAGAGGTTTTCCTTTCTATTAAGTTTATGTCAATTGTTTCATGTACTGACATGtattaaagaaaaacaataattgaaaaaaaaattgttgtaaATGTTATCATTTCACATAATCGACACTTACCCATCCATGTGTTCTTCTGATCGAAACTTATCCAAGCAGGGCATCAGGTAGGCCAAAATTTGTATTAGACTTCTGGGTTTGAAACACATTATATTTATCATGGGATTTGCTATAGTgtaattattaaagatgctccaccgctgacagaacataaacgataatattcatttgaacaatcacTGATGTTAAATAATCTATATACGTGTCTAATGAccacaaaatacataaaaaaaattattttgcttttggtgcatgcacaatcagtattcattctatatagaacatagtgccacggatttttttcgggatgcaattaattatttttcatattttcaatctTAAAGGAAAATAAGAAGCTTacacttttcaatggtggtaattgtgtaaactaagtaacttttgtagctgaatACTAATTTGTATATCCCTGGGGtttttttattaagaaaaaaataccattcgtcagcggcggagcatctataaagtttgatatcaaaTATGCTCCTAATGAATCATTAGTGTTtagttcaattttttttaaaatataaaaaacaccCATTCAACTTGGTGTcaattaaaaatacttttatatttcCTTGCAAAAATATTCTGAAACATTCACACAAAACAAAAGTATATACATGAACACTTTCTCTAAGAAAACGTACACATTTAAACACATCTAGTCTCTCAAAATATATCCTACTGTTTTCCTCGGGTAGAAATTATGTGCATTCCCCAAACATTTCCTGTTCT
The nucleotide sequence above comes from Argopecten irradians isolate NY chromosome 1, Ai_NY, whole genome shotgun sequence. Encoded proteins:
- the LOC138323892 gene encoding uncharacterized protein — translated: MFGKGETSVLYTLVWGCLSVTFWMLIPVNAAPLAVPEVDPNKLSARIIVHVRKRRSRHWDFWQLNSNICPQSLCYSSDEGGEGAPKRPRGTGGSIFYNGDIVLDPYSEKIIFGDGGRTKRATVRNRDNLWKNGIVYYLFDRSINPLAKRAAKRAMKHISERTCIRFQKKTKETVDYVRIISEPGCWSSVGRIGGEQKLSLGRGCEREVGTAVHELLHSLGFWHEHARPDRDDYVEIVYPNISPRYVPDFLPINETLSKPRGFPYDYKSIMHYKDRTFTNNGGKTIRVIGVGKTMKLNIGQRDGMSEIDIAQLRDMYFCNQKQDKNETICPDGWEKFQTSCYLFVRGPRKQFAGGQKYCQQYNGHLVVVDSQNENKYLNDYIKENYPNIRNWRTGGRRINDTFYWDTGKVNDLEELDFRPDWVTFEPKRYTSLVLRMSTKTGNLEWRGDWVGSAKQLPKYAYSYICERPAKRRCIKGDHPDGRDYRGTLDHTRDGITCQNWTSHYPHDHKLVDSDAVEEDKDGMDSDAVEEDKDGIGPHNFCRNPMSLRRNRPWCFTNKLKQTWGYCDVSICSQTSKEKAEDKDNDQGDNAINNNAETRVEENTGSRDRIVQRETRDSLDTNDVVQQVSNSNKRRRRRGNRPSRERMQRDGNVARRKGRRSQKSRRSKKNRNRMS